One Podospora pseudopauciseta strain CBS 411.78 chromosome 4, whole genome shotgun sequence genomic window, TCATCTTCACAAGACATCACCACTTtgccatcaccagcagctGCACCCAGCAGACCACACCACCCTAATCActccagcaccaacacctccctgATACTCATGCCAGACACTGCAActgccacaaccaccacagcgACTACCACCAACATGGCTCTATCAAGCTCACCGAACAGTCGGGCATCAACCCCTGAGAGTAATCTCTCCCATTCCACCATACCACCATTCATCCCGGGCCAATGTCTCTTTTGTCTCCATCTATCATCATCCTTCCTCGACGGCATAGAGCACATGCAAAGGTCCCACGGGCTATTCATCCCACATCGACAACTATTTTCTACCGAAAACCTCGAGGCTTTATTTGAAcacctccatctcatcatcttcgaATACCACGAATGCATCAAATGCGGGACAACAAGATCCTCAGTGCAAGCGATGCAGCAGCACATGACCGGCAAGCCAGGGCACTGCACATTTGACATCTCGGACCCAGAATCCGAGTTTGCCGAACTCTATCGCGGTTTATTGGAGGGACGAGAAACAGACGGCCAGAAAGATGACCAAGAGAGCACTTCCAATCCTTGGAATCAGGCTCGGGCAGTTCAAGTTGATGAAGATTCACTTCGGTTACCCTCGGGGAGGATAATATCAAAGAAATCATCCGTGatgccaccatcaccttcaGCGACGAATGCTTCTCGGTTGCGACACAACCGGACTCGGGTATCAGCTGCTGCCGCGGAGATAAGATACGCCATGGGAGAAGAGTCTAGCGATaacgaggaggagccggtCCAGCCAAGCAACTCGGAGACA contains:
- a CDS encoding hypothetical protein (COG:S; EggNog:ENOG503P4JV), which encodes MNHFHCAALSLVRSTTRWRCSMPLHHIWLARSRCKPLGQPIHTIMVHLSSKCRGIKQVEDHFRQKLGLSSSQDITTLPSPAAAPSRPHHPNHSSTNTSLILMPDTATATTTTATTTNMALSSSPNSRASTPESNLSHSTIPPFIPGQCLFCLHLSSSFLDGIEHMQRSHGLFIPHRQLFSTENLEALFEHLHLIIFEYHECIKCGTTRSSVQAMQQHMTGKPGHCTFDISDPESEFAELYRGLLEGRETDGQKDDQESTSNPWNQARAVQVDEDSLRLPSGRIISKKSSVMPPSPSATNASRLRHNRTRVSAAAAEIRYAMGEESSDNEEEPVQPSNSETTPGAQVVLSKRERKRARDMEAYQLTRMSANDRTSLMHLPVSQQRALLATQQRHQEKMQTEERRQRAKIDRKGNKNLYAYWNTETPVYLCG